A window of Aquipuribacter hungaricus genomic DNA:
CGACCACGACGACCCTGCTCATGCGACCTCCCGCCCCTTCCAGCGCAGCGTGCCCCGGTACCGTCCCACGAACGAGGTCACCGTCAGCGACGCCGCGAGCAGCACCGACACGGGGTGGGCCAGCGCGTCCGGCAGCGACCGGGCCCCGGTGGCCTCGGCGGTGAGGTAGCGCCCCAGCACGCCCGCGCCCAGGCCGACCGCACCGACCGCGGAGCCGCGCAGCGCCGCCGCGGCGGGCCACACGTAGGCCAGGCCGAGCACCGCCATGGCCGCGGCCGCGCCGGCGGGGGAGCCGAAGGCCGCCCACAGCGACTTGGCGTAGCCGTCGCGCACCTCCGGCCACGAGGTGTACATCCGGCACGAGGCGACCTGGGAGCCGTCGCACGGGACGCCCCGCCCGCCGCTGCGCTTGACCGCCCGCAGCAGGGCGATGTCCTCCAGCACCTCGCCGGCCACCGCAGCGTGGCCGCCCGCCCGGGCGTAGGCGCCGGCGTCGACGGCGAGCAGCTGACCGTTGGCGGCGGCGAGGCTGGGCCGGGGGGAGCGCTCGGCCGCGACGAGGGGGAGCGTGGTGAGCCACGACCACTGCAGCAGGGGCTGGACCAGGCGCTCGGCCGCGGTGACCGCGACCTGCCGGGGGTACGGCGAGACCAGGTCGAGGCCGCTGCCGCGCAGCAGTGCCACCGTGGCCGCGACCGCGTGCGGCGCCAGCACCACGTCGGCGTCGACGAACAGCAGGACCGAGCCGGTCGCGGCCCGGGCGAGCTGGTGGCAGGCGTACGGCTTGCCCAGCCAGCCGGGCGGCCGCTCCCGGCCGGTGATCAGGCGCACCCGGGGGTCGCGGGCCGACGCCTCGCGGACCAGGCGGGCCGTGGCGTCGGTGCTGCCGTCGTCGCAGACGAGCACCTCGAGGTCGTCGCAGCCGACCTGCTCGGCCAGGCAGTCCAGCAGCGCGGGCAG
This region includes:
- a CDS encoding glycosyltransferase, which gives rise to MSSRTADRLTRAGTGLAVALTAHTAWNTTRLRRPPAEPPPVRERVSVLVPARDEEAALPALLDCLAEQVGCDDLEVLVCDDGSTDATARLVREASARDPRVRLITGRERPPGWLGKPYACHQLARAATGSVLLFVDADVVLAPHAVAATVALLRGSGLDLVSPYPRQVAVTAAERLVQPLLQWSWLTTLPLVAAERSPRPSLAAANGQLLAVDAGAYARAGGHAAVAGEVLEDIALLRAVKRSGGRGVPCDGSQVASCRMYTSWPEVRDGYAKSLWAAFGSPAGAAAAMAVLGLAYVWPAAAALRGSAVGAVGLGAGVLGRYLTAEATGARSLPDALAHPVSVLLAASLTVTSFVGRYRGTLRWKGREVA